From a single Vitis vinifera cultivar Pinot Noir 40024 chromosome 18, ASM3070453v1 genomic region:
- the LOC104882767 gene encoding uncharacterized protein LOC104882767, whose amino-acid sequence MDFSEEWKSIWPISSVFTPPLLISSKPSLGPLFFNPSPNTLTPLFSKPSFSFPPHLPRSSLLHDRLHLLRCPNAAVLALFPTGVNSDQIGFLLLSVKDSCLDVRADRNGDVFVSKKRLNHRIVQILATPIGYSFSGNPDSVGLVLACTMYSVHWFSVRNDNIDSEPGLIYLGGKVFKSCAVVSACWSPHLSEECLVLLESGELFLFDLDYCCSNSNFKGNRLKIMWHNADCSGDGKWLGCEFSWHPRILIVARSDAVFLVDLRFDECSVSCLAKIGMPSVGELVHKEPFISFSMAGSNGFHFTVASNSLLFLYDIRNPLIPVLQWSHGIDKPCYVRVFKLSELRSHSKDDKYKEASESAFCIIMGSFWKCECRMFCYGSSFQDPKGSTAYEISKLCKSYYAWELPSELSLLGNECFCGTCLSRKEFLKGTLPVWVNWQQKKDIVVGFGILDKDLSALLYEPDSFGGFTLIRLMSSGKLESQRYYASWDLVKKSEIAHNNSLSDFKDYMYSMGDLEYEYIKKFKYFKLAYLYEYFWNADLAKLLIWNMKKPCGGPLQEPSFNVDFRDLILEKLKACGFSRSSSVSDVFRDISIPTSIHEVTWRRLWSGLPVGLLQWAFSSYSEFLEVLVDKKQVSLEFLIVPDSPQLPPFFLRRPSCRSNKWSHKVQRDDALVGPVLPLPILSLLRDIHDTGCFDLEEADGFSFQEEVSLECNEVMKVTSEMAVSDSSSELHGDHAISLANDREETWIDTQNLKPFYLYDQQPFSAKCSRLDPRQDTSGYKDERFDTLIFKKPKELLVDGEVETRVGLELFDDLSSVELKFDAPAMNFEAKELQAYKALKRQFLKSRSFDLYQDFFNRYKVQDQHP is encoded by the coding sequence ATGGACTTCTCAGAAGAATGGAAGTCGATATGGCCAATCTCTTCAGTCTTCACTCCCCCGCTCCTCATCTCCTCAAAACCCTCTCTCGGTCCTCTCTTTTTCAATCCTTCTCCCAATACCCTAACCCCCCTCTTCTCCAAACCCTCCTTTTCCTTCCCTCCTCACCTCCCTCGCTCCTCTCTCCTCCACGACCGCCTCCACCTCCTCCGCTGCCCAAATGCCGCCGTTTTGGCCCTCTTTCCCACCGGCGTCAACTCCGACCAAATTGGGTTTCTGCTATTGTCCGTAAAGGACTCCTGCTTGGATGTTAGGGCTGATCGAAACGGCGATGTTTTTGTGTCAAAGAAGCGGCTCAATCATCGGATTGTTCAGATTTTGGCCACCCCAATTGGGTATTCGTTTTCAGGTAATCCTGATTCTGTTGGGTTGGTCTTGGCTTGTACAATGTATTCTGTTCATTGGTTTAGTGTTAGAAATGATAACATCGACTCCGAGCCGGGGTTGATTTATCTGGGTGGTAAGGTGTTCAAGAGTTGTGCTGTTGTGAGCGCTTGTTGGAGTCCGCATTTATCCGAAGAGTGTTTAGTTCTGTTGGAGAGTGGTGAATTGTTCTTGTTCGATTTGGATTATTGTtgttcaaattcaaattttaaaggaaatagATTGAAGATCATGTGGCACAATGCAGATTGTTCAGGAGATGGTAAATGGTTGGGTTGTGAATTTAGCTGGCATCCTAGAATTTTGATTGTTGCACGATCAGATGCTGTGTTTTTAGTCGACTTGAGGTTTGATGAATGCAGCGTGAGCTGTTTAGCAAAGATTGGGATGCCAAGTGTAGGTGAATTGGTGCATAAGGAGCCgttcatttcattttctatggCAGGTTCTAATGGCTTTCACTTTACTGTGGCGTCTAATAGTTTGTTGTTTCTCTATGATATTCGTAATCCATTGATACCTGTGTTGCAATGGTCGCATGGTATTGACAAACCTTGTTATGTTCGTGTGTTTAAATTGTCTGAATTGAGGTCACACTCAAAGGATGACAAATATAAAGAGGCTTCAGAGTCGGCATTTTGTATTATAATGGGATCATTCTGGAAATGTGAGTGCCGAATGTTCTGCTATGGATCTTCCTTTCAAGATCCTAAAGGGTCAACTGCTTATGAAATTTCGAAACTTTGCAAATCCTATTATGCATGGGAACTCCCTTCAGAGCTTTCGTTGCTTGGTAATGAGTGTTTTTGTGGAACTTGTCTTTCAAGGAAAGAGTTTTTGAAGGGTACCCTTCCTGTGTGGGTTAATTGGCAACAAAAGAAGGACATAGTTGTGGGTTTTGGAATACTTGACAAGGATCTGTCTGCCCTATTATATGAGCCAGATAGTTTTGGTGGGTTTACATTGATTCGGTTGATGTCCTCAGGAAAGCTTGAATCACAGAGATATTATGCTTCATGGGATCTTGTAAAGAAGTCAGAAATAGCCCACAATAACTCCTTGTCTGATTTTAAAGATTATATGTACAGTATGGGTGATTTGGAATATGaatatattaagaaatttaAGTATTTCAAACTTGCCTACCTATACGAATATTTTTGGAATGCTGATCTTGCTAAACTCCTCATTTGGAATATGAAGAAGCCTTGTGGGGGTCCCCTACAAGAGCCATCTTTTAATGTAGACTTTCGTGATCTTATTCTTGAAAAATTGAAGGCTTGTGGGTTCTCAAGATCATCTTCAGTTTCTGATGTTTTTAGAGATATTAGCATTCCGACAAGCATACATGAAGTTACTTGGAGGAGACTATGGTCAGGACTCCCTGTTGGTCTTTTACAGTGGGCATTTTCAAGCTACTCTGAATTCCTTGAAGTACTTGTGGACAAGAAGCAGGTATCCTTGGAATTCTTAATTGTACCAGACTCACCCCAGTTGCCTCCTTTCTTCTTAAGAAGGCCTTCATGCCGTAGCAATAAGTGGTCTCACAAAGTGCAACGTGATGATGCTCTTGTGGGTCCAGTACTTCCTCTTCCTATTTTATCTTTGCTTCGAGATATTCATGATACTGGGTGCTTTGATTTGGAAGAAGcagatgggttttcatttcaggAAGAAGTTTCCCTAGAATGCAATGAAGTCATGAAGGTCACTAGTGAAATGGCTGTGTCAGACTCTAGCTCTGAACTTCATGGTGACCATGCTATCTCCCTTGCTAATGACAGGGAAGAGACATGGATTGACACTCAGAATCTAAAGCCTTTCTACTTATATGATCAGCAACCATTTTCAGCTAAATGCTCTAGACTGGATCCTAGGCAGGATACCTCTGGTTATAAGGATGAGAGATTTGATACCTTGATTTTCAAAAAGCCTAAGGAACTTCTTGTTGATGGTGAGGTGGAAACAAGGGTTGGGCTAGAATTGTTTGATGACCTTTCCTCAGTAGAATTGAAGTTTGATGCTCCTGCTATGAACTTTGAAGCAAAGGAATTGCAAGCGTACAAAGCATTAAAGAGGCAGTTCTTGAAATCAAGAAGTTTTGACTTATATCAGGACTTCTTTAATCGATACAAAGTCCAAGACCAACATCCATAG